Proteins found in one Microbacterium sp. SSM24 genomic segment:
- a CDS encoding aminotransferase, whose amino-acid sequence MPQLPADDDAGAPASAVQPPPPDIDEAAAAGIAREHWGIVATAHALGSHQDRNFLLTPEDGPRLLLKVANPSVSAAELEAQSAAAVLLSERAGCRAPRARAFPDGTTALRLEIDGVAMYARVLEFLDGTTPSGHLSRPVVEELGGLAARAALALSALEAPAAERVHQWDLRHARAVLDVLLPFVADDALRGRLAEAAASAWSAVEQVAAELPMQFIHGDLTDDNVVTDDPLTRIPDGVIDLGDLNRTWTVGELAITVSSLLHHDGVDLPAAMRAVTAYDRVRALSDPESAALWPLVVVRAATLVASAHHVLATDPGNDYAAGNLDHELAILDAATGVPLEVAGALVAAATGRVAAELALPPGHDLLPGLTPDDVAVADLSPTSPALHEGRWLEESAEADVMSGCLGSARVAVARFGETRLTRSRLRDPDEPHNVALGVELRMAGPQPVAAPWAGTLDTTADGIRLRAGGIDLVLGGIRSALRDGTAVEAGELVGEADGALWVQVERAGVDGPRFAPRSLAAAWRCVVADAGQLVPGHPQPLEDHRAAQLLARRDAVFADVQEHYFADPPVMVRGWREHLVDADGRVYLDTLNNVTSIGHAHPRLVAAVAGQWSLLNTNSRFHYASVVEFSERLAALLPDPLDTVFLVNSGSEAVDLALRLGQAWSGRTDVLSLQEAYHGWTYLSDAVSTSVADNPAALETRPAWVHTVPAPHPGRGAHRTDPGRYAADAVAEIDRLAAAGSPVGAVIAETLFGNGGGVALPDGYLAAVYDAVRARGGLAIADEVQVGYGRLGEWFWGFEQQGVVPDVVAVAKAMGNGHPLGAVITTREIAERYRAGGYFFSSAGGSPVSSIVGLTVLDVIRDERLQENARDVGGYLKERLEALGERHPLIGTVHGSGFYLGPELVRDPVTWEPATEETAAICTRLRDLGVIAQPTGDHQNILKIKPPMCFTRASADALVDALDRVLTTGW is encoded by the coding sequence ATGCCCCAGCTCCCCGCCGACGACGACGCCGGCGCACCCGCGTCCGCCGTTCAGCCGCCGCCGCCCGACATCGACGAGGCGGCGGCAGCGGGGATCGCCCGCGAGCACTGGGGCATCGTCGCCACCGCGCACGCGCTCGGGAGCCACCAGGACCGCAACTTCCTGCTCACACCCGAGGACGGACCGCGCCTGCTCCTGAAGGTCGCCAACCCGAGCGTGTCCGCGGCCGAGCTGGAGGCGCAGTCCGCTGCCGCTGTCCTGCTGTCGGAGCGAGCCGGATGCCGCGCCCCGCGTGCGCGCGCCTTCCCCGACGGCACGACCGCACTTCGCCTCGAGATCGACGGGGTGGCGATGTACGCGCGGGTGCTGGAGTTCCTGGACGGCACCACCCCCTCGGGCCACCTGTCGCGCCCCGTGGTCGAGGAGCTGGGCGGCCTCGCCGCGCGCGCCGCGCTCGCATTGTCCGCCCTCGAGGCTCCCGCGGCCGAGCGGGTGCACCAGTGGGATCTCCGTCACGCCCGCGCGGTCCTCGACGTCCTCCTCCCGTTCGTGGCCGACGACGCGCTGCGGGGGCGACTGGCGGAGGCCGCAGCATCCGCGTGGTCCGCCGTCGAGCAGGTCGCGGCCGAGCTGCCGATGCAGTTCATCCACGGCGACCTCACCGACGACAACGTCGTGACGGACGACCCGCTCACCCGCATCCCCGACGGGGTCATCGACCTCGGCGACCTCAACCGCACCTGGACCGTCGGCGAGCTCGCGATCACCGTGTCGTCGCTGCTGCACCACGACGGCGTCGATCTGCCCGCGGCGATGCGCGCCGTGACCGCCTACGACCGCGTGCGCGCCCTCTCGGATCCCGAGTCGGCAGCCCTGTGGCCGCTGGTCGTCGTGCGCGCCGCCACGCTCGTCGCGAGCGCCCACCACGTGCTGGCGACCGATCCCGGCAACGACTACGCGGCCGGGAACCTCGACCACGAGCTCGCGATCCTGGATGCCGCCACGGGCGTGCCGCTCGAGGTGGCCGGGGCGCTGGTCGCCGCCGCGACCGGCCGCGTCGCCGCAGAGCTCGCGCTCCCGCCCGGACACGACCTCCTCCCCGGACTCACGCCCGACGACGTCGCCGTCGCCGATCTCTCGCCGACGAGCCCCGCTCTGCACGAGGGGCGATGGCTCGAGGAGTCCGCCGAAGCAGACGTGATGAGCGGATGCCTCGGCTCGGCGCGCGTCGCCGTCGCCCGCTTCGGCGAGACACGGCTGACCCGCTCCCGGTTGCGCGACCCCGACGAGCCGCACAACGTCGCGCTCGGAGTCGAGCTGCGCATGGCCGGCCCGCAGCCCGTCGCCGCGCCGTGGGCGGGCACGCTCGACACGACCGCGGACGGCATCCGTCTGCGAGCGGGCGGCATCGACCTCGTCCTCGGCGGCATCCGCAGCGCGCTCCGGGACGGCACCGCCGTCGAGGCGGGCGAGCTCGTCGGCGAGGCGGACGGGGCACTGTGGGTGCAGGTCGAGAGGGCCGGCGTCGACGGGCCGCGGTTCGCGCCGCGCAGCCTCGCCGCGGCCTGGCGCTGCGTCGTCGCGGATGCCGGCCAGCTGGTGCCGGGGCATCCGCAGCCCCTCGAGGATCACCGCGCCGCGCAGCTGCTCGCCCGGCGCGACGCGGTCTTCGCGGACGTCCAGGAGCACTACTTCGCCGATCCGCCGGTGATGGTGCGCGGCTGGCGCGAGCACCTCGTGGACGCGGATGGGCGCGTGTACCTCGACACGCTCAACAACGTGACCTCGATCGGACACGCGCACCCGCGACTGGTGGCGGCGGTCGCCGGCCAGTGGAGCCTTCTCAACACCAACTCGCGCTTCCACTACGCCTCGGTGGTCGAGTTCTCGGAGCGCCTCGCGGCGCTCCTTCCCGACCCGCTCGACACGGTGTTCCTCGTGAACAGCGGCTCCGAGGCCGTCGACCTCGCCCTGCGACTCGGCCAGGCGTGGTCGGGGCGCACCGATGTGCTCTCGCTGCAGGAGGCCTACCACGGGTGGACCTACCTGAGCGATGCCGTCTCGACGTCGGTCGCCGACAATCCCGCGGCTCTCGAGACCCGGCCCGCGTGGGTGCACACCGTGCCCGCTCCCCATCCTGGGCGAGGCGCTCACCGCACCGACCCGGGCCGCTACGCCGCGGACGCGGTCGCCGAGATCGACCGTCTGGCGGCCGCGGGCTCGCCCGTCGGCGCTGTCATCGCCGAGACGCTCTTCGGCAACGGCGGCGGCGTCGCGCTCCCCGACGGGTACCTGGCCGCCGTCTACGACGCGGTCCGCGCCCGCGGCGGACTCGCGATCGCCGACGAGGTGCAGGTCGGCTACGGGCGCCTGGGCGAATGGTTCTGGGGCTTCGAGCAGCAGGGCGTCGTGCCCGACGTGGTCGCCGTCGCGAAGGCGATGGGGAACGGGCATCCGCTCGGCGCCGTCATCACGACCCGTGAGATCGCCGAGCGCTACCGGGCGGGTGGCTACTTCTTCTCGTCGGCGGGCGGGAGTCCGGTGTCGAGCATCGTGGGGCTGACCGTGCTCGACGTGATCCGCGACGAACGCCTGCAGGAGAACGCCCGCGACGTCGGCGGCTACCTGAAGGAACGTCTCGAGGCGCTCGGCGAGCGGCATCCGCTCATCGGCACCGTGCACGGGTCGGGCTTCTACCTCGGCCCGGAGCTCGTGCGCGACCCCGTCACGTGGGAGCCCGCGACCGAGGAGACCGCGGCGATCTGCACGCGCCTGCGCGACCTCGGCGTGATCGCGCAGCCCACGGGCGACCACCAGAACATCCTGAAGATCAAGCCGCCGATGTGCTTCACGCGTGCCAGTGCCGACGCGCTCGTCGATGCCCTCGACCGGGTGCTGACGACCGGCTGGTGA
- a CDS encoding ATP-dependent Clp protease ATP-binding subunit, which translates to MPEDFTPSAGADDSGSSFDEFLARYLAGERTRAQRSIDLSRFLGARTQELLQRAGRFALERGQHELDALHVLRVLVEEAPARDAVEHIGADPRAILRATEERLPAASAPADVDAAVITSSVQRALFHAFQVARSSGSTYVDPEHLFFALVLAQDTPAGQVLARAGVTAEALTQGLRETVTPSAVPETAEGTDAAASATPMLDTYGTDLTARAAGGDLDPVIGRADEIEQTIEILSRRTKNNPVLVGEAGVGKTAIVEGLAQAIVDGGVPEQLRGKRVIALDLPAMLAGTRYRGDFEERLTKTMDEISARKDELVIFIDEVHTVVGAGGAGDGGMDAGNILKPRLARGDLHLVGATTLKEYRVIEKDPALERRFQPVRVGEPGVEDAVRILHGLKPAYEEHHGIVYTDEAIRAAVELSDRYLSERVLPDKAIDLIDQAGARLRLRLGAKVDVSDLIAQLATLEADKNAAVTAEHYEEASRLRDQLAAVQARLDDVTSSGAAVRGDAIVGEPEIAAVISRATGIPVNRLTETERERLAQLDDELHDRVIGQDDAVTAVAKAVRRNRTGMGDPRRPVGSFLFLGPTGVGKTELAKALAASLFDDEGAVIRFDMSEFGERHTVSRLVGAPPGYVGYDEAGQLTERVRRNPYSIVLFDEIEKAHPDVFNLLLQVLDDGRLTDGQGRTVDFRNTVVVMTSNLGSEFLASRGGAIGFLADGGGTTGYGSEKDLRDRVFAKLREAMRPEFLNRIDEIVLFRKLEKPQLRLIVSLLLGASEARLAKREVALVVTDSAIDWLADNGYEPEYGARPLRRLIQREVDDRVADLFVTGALEGGGTVTVDAASDGLTVAAGSPRAVSVAA; encoded by the coding sequence ATGCCCGAAGACTTCACCCCCTCCGCCGGTGCCGACGACAGCGGGAGCTCGTTCGACGAGTTCCTGGCGCGGTACCTCGCGGGCGAGCGCACGCGCGCACAGCGGTCGATCGACCTGAGCCGCTTCCTCGGCGCGCGCACGCAGGAGCTGCTGCAGCGCGCCGGCCGGTTCGCGCTCGAGCGCGGACAGCACGAGCTGGACGCCCTCCACGTGCTGCGCGTCCTCGTCGAGGAGGCCCCCGCGCGCGACGCGGTCGAGCACATCGGCGCGGACCCGCGCGCGATCCTGCGCGCCACCGAGGAACGCCTGCCCGCAGCATCCGCCCCCGCCGACGTGGACGCCGCGGTCATCACGTCCTCGGTGCAGCGTGCGCTGTTCCACGCCTTCCAGGTCGCTCGGTCGTCGGGTTCCACCTACGTCGATCCGGAGCACCTCTTCTTCGCCCTCGTGCTCGCGCAGGACACCCCCGCCGGCCAGGTGCTGGCGCGCGCCGGCGTCACGGCGGAAGCACTCACGCAGGGCCTGCGCGAGACGGTCACGCCGAGCGCGGTTCCCGAGACGGCGGAGGGGACGGATGCCGCGGCATCCGCCACCCCCATGCTCGACACGTACGGCACCGACCTGACGGCACGCGCCGCGGGCGGCGACCTCGACCCCGTGATCGGCCGCGCCGACGAGATCGAGCAGACGATCGAGATCCTCAGCCGCCGCACCAAGAACAACCCGGTGCTCGTCGGCGAGGCCGGCGTCGGCAAGACCGCGATCGTCGAGGGCCTCGCCCAGGCGATCGTCGACGGCGGCGTTCCGGAGCAGCTGCGCGGCAAGCGGGTCATCGCGCTGGACCTTCCGGCGATGCTCGCGGGCACCCGCTACCGCGGCGACTTCGAGGAGCGCCTCACCAAGACGATGGACGAGATCTCCGCCCGCAAGGACGAGCTCGTCATCTTCATCGACGAGGTGCACACGGTGGTCGGCGCCGGCGGCGCCGGAGACGGCGGCATGGACGCCGGCAACATCCTGAAGCCGCGCCTCGCGCGCGGCGACCTGCACCTCGTCGGCGCGACCACACTCAAGGAGTACCGCGTCATCGAGAAGGACCCGGCGCTGGAGCGCCGGTTCCAGCCGGTGCGCGTGGGCGAGCCCGGCGTCGAGGACGCCGTGCGGATCCTTCACGGACTCAAGCCCGCGTACGAGGAGCACCACGGCATCGTCTACACCGACGAGGCGATCCGCGCCGCGGTCGAGCTCAGCGACCGGTACCTGTCCGAGCGCGTGCTGCCCGACAAGGCGATCGACCTGATCGACCAGGCGGGCGCCCGGCTGCGGCTGCGCCTGGGCGCGAAGGTCGATGTGAGCGACCTCATCGCGCAGCTCGCGACGCTCGAGGCCGACAAGAACGCCGCGGTGACGGCCGAGCACTACGAGGAGGCTTCGCGCCTGCGCGACCAGCTCGCCGCGGTGCAGGCGCGTCTCGACGACGTGACGTCCTCGGGTGCTGCGGTGCGCGGCGACGCGATCGTGGGGGAGCCCGAGATCGCCGCCGTGATCAGCCGCGCCACCGGCATCCCGGTGAACCGACTCACCGAGACCGAGCGGGAGCGTCTCGCGCAGCTGGATGATGAGCTGCACGACCGGGTGATCGGCCAGGACGACGCGGTGACGGCGGTCGCGAAAGCCGTGCGCCGCAACCGCACCGGTATGGGCGACCCGCGTCGTCCCGTGGGCTCGTTCCTGTTCCTCGGCCCCACCGGAGTCGGCAAGACCGAGCTGGCCAAGGCGCTCGCCGCGTCCCTCTTCGACGACGAGGGCGCCGTGATCCGGTTCGACATGAGCGAGTTCGGCGAGCGTCACACCGTGTCGCGTCTCGTCGGAGCGCCCCCCGGATACGTCGGCTACGACGAGGCCGGCCAGCTCACCGAGCGCGTGCGCCGCAACCCGTACTCGATCGTGCTGTTCGACGAGATCGAGAAGGCCCACCCCGACGTCTTCAACCTGCTGCTGCAGGTGCTGGACGACGGCCGGCTCACCGATGGTCAGGGACGCACGGTGGACTTCCGCAACACCGTCGTCGTGATGACGTCGAACCTCGGCTCGGAGTTCCTCGCCTCTCGAGGTGGTGCGATCGGCTTCCTCGCCGACGGCGGCGGCACGACGGGGTACGGCTCCGAGAAGGATCTGCGCGACCGCGTGTTCGCGAAGCTCCGCGAGGCGATGCGCCCCGAGTTCCTCAACCGCATCGACGAGATCGTGCTCTTCCGCAAGCTCGAGAAGCCGCAGCTGCGCCTGATCGTGAGCCTGCTGCTCGGCGCGTCCGAGGCGCGGCTCGCCAAGCGCGAGGTCGCCCTCGTGGTGACGGACTCCGCGATCGACTGGCTCGCCGACAACGGGTACGAACCGGAGTACGGTGCCCGACCGCTCCGCCGGCTGATCCAGCGCGAGGTCGACGACCGCGTCGCCGACCTGTTCGTGACCGGCGCTCTCGAAGGTGGCGGAACGGTGACAGTGGATGCCGCTTCCGACGGCCTGACCGTGGCGGCGGGCTCGCCGCGCGCGGTCTCGGTCGCCGCGTGA
- a CDS encoding class I SAM-dependent methyltransferase has protein sequence MTDLQTTTIDEADKALKAKHRAMWASGDYPTLAHDLIWSLGPRVVEAVDVRPGDRVIDIAAGSGNAAIPAALRGADVVATDLTPELFGEGHRRAEEAGAELEWRPADAEALPFDADEFDVAISTVGVMFAPHHERSADEIVRVVRPGGRIGLISWTPRGFIGQLFAALKPFNAPLPAGAQPAPLWGDEDHVRALFGDRVTDVKAVRETVRFAPFSSGEEFRAYFASHYGPTIAVYNRNADDPAAVAAIDEALRGLGDRAIAETGAIDSEFLLFTATVR, from the coding sequence ATGACAGATCTGCAGACCACCACCATCGACGAGGCAGACAAGGCTCTCAAGGCGAAGCACCGCGCGATGTGGGCGTCCGGGGACTACCCGACGCTCGCGCACGACCTCATCTGGTCGCTCGGGCCCCGCGTCGTCGAGGCCGTCGATGTGCGACCGGGAGACCGGGTGATCGACATCGCCGCCGGCAGCGGCAACGCCGCGATCCCCGCCGCACTGCGCGGCGCGGACGTCGTCGCGACCGACCTCACGCCGGAGCTCTTCGGCGAAGGGCACCGCCGGGCCGAGGAAGCCGGTGCGGAGCTCGAGTGGCGTCCTGCCGACGCCGAGGCGCTCCCGTTCGACGCCGACGAGTTCGACGTCGCGATCTCGACCGTCGGCGTGATGTTCGCGCCGCACCACGAGCGCAGCGCCGACGAGATCGTCCGCGTGGTGCGCCCGGGTGGGCGCATCGGCCTCATCAGCTGGACGCCGCGGGGCTTCATCGGGCAGCTGTTCGCGGCGCTCAAGCCGTTCAACGCGCCACTGCCCGCCGGCGCCCAGCCCGCCCCGCTGTGGGGTGACGAGGACCACGTGCGCGCGCTCTTCGGCGACCGCGTCACCGACGTGAAGGCCGTGCGCGAGACCGTGAGGTTCGCCCCGTTCTCGTCGGGCGAGGAGTTCCGCGCGTACTTCGCCTCGCACTACGGGCCCACCATCGCGGTCTACAACCGCAACGCCGACGACCCGGCAGCGGTCGCGGCGATCGACGAAGCCCTCCGAGGCCTCGGCGACCGCGCCATCGCGGAGACCGGAGCCATCGACTCGGAGTTCCTGCTGTTCACGGCGACGGTCCGCTGA
- a CDS encoding ATP-binding protein, with protein sequence MLGPALTPRERAVLAAVERRLTNPEIASELFISVRTVESHIASLRRKLGADTRGDLIAAARELRETSVRVPANPLRGRGRDLAELAALLDAHRWVTIVGPGGVGKTRLALEFARTDAQRTPLVVELEHAGPGDILARLSRALDLEGGPGRDLIGAVAVALSAQDYVLVLDNADRVGPATADAVAGLRARAPGLRVIVTSRTALGGVDESVHVLRPLAANGVDSPAAALLADRLAATGHALDAQEQQIAERIGERLDGLPLALELAASVARHLPLGELDRRLSVDLASLDRAVPEGRHRTLETAFDWTWDLLTDEEQDVLRRLGALPRTFDFDLAVAVSHPGAEKTVLRLLDHSLIVPVGGEPIRFRLLAVLREFVHARTDPALIRRVLERHAEVTEETAGAFAARARVDASPEAMMMSALLCPEVNAALRWSLAARHPAAVALAGTLAIGVEQYGSDVDSVTGLATAADDEWLRAEATPQQLLSIGTAIAFYDVDRSGVLAEYALAAARDDDGRRAAHQLAGFTAAYQGDRDAALAHLDEAERLALALGLDWELGAVRQSRGVALRGTSPEELAAAIASFESAMRAYARAGDLTHVNNVRYMMAAAAADSPLQADHDRAAGWAAECRAYAEATLNDHEIAHARLVQATLGLEIAGELGELLDAFRHHGDLRCVNRTLLLCADRTTDPRERLRCLASALDIAQAAGDVPRQLAALQRSVVAQYDVGDRSGALAALDRIAQLGGVDAADEACPPELRAEFARS encoded by the coding sequence GTGCTGGGGCCCGCACTCACACCGCGCGAACGCGCGGTGCTCGCCGCGGTGGAGCGGCGCCTGACCAACCCCGAGATCGCCTCGGAGTTGTTCATCTCCGTGCGCACGGTCGAGAGTCACATCGCGAGCCTGCGCCGCAAGCTCGGCGCCGACACCCGTGGCGACCTCATCGCCGCCGCGCGCGAGCTGCGCGAGACGTCGGTGCGGGTGCCCGCGAACCCGCTCCGGGGTCGCGGGCGCGACCTCGCCGAGCTCGCCGCACTCCTGGACGCGCACCGCTGGGTCACGATCGTCGGGCCGGGCGGTGTCGGGAAGACCCGCCTCGCCCTCGAATTCGCCCGCACGGATGCCCAGCGCACGCCGCTCGTGGTCGAACTCGAGCATGCCGGACCGGGCGACATCCTCGCCCGACTGTCCCGTGCGCTCGACCTCGAGGGCGGCCCAGGACGCGATCTCATCGGCGCGGTCGCCGTCGCCCTGTCCGCCCAGGACTACGTCCTCGTCCTGGACAACGCCGACCGGGTCGGCCCCGCGACGGCCGATGCGGTCGCCGGCCTGCGCGCGCGAGCACCGGGCCTGCGCGTCATCGTGACCTCGCGCACGGCACTCGGCGGCGTCGACGAGAGCGTGCACGTGCTGCGCCCTCTCGCGGCGAACGGCGTGGACTCCCCCGCTGCCGCGCTGCTCGCCGATCGCCTCGCCGCGACCGGGCACGCGCTCGACGCCCAGGAGCAGCAGATCGCAGAGCGCATCGGCGAGCGACTGGACGGCCTTCCGCTCGCGCTCGAGCTCGCGGCATCCGTCGCCCGGCATCTGCCGCTGGGCGAACTCGACCGGCGCCTCAGCGTCGATCTGGCCAGTCTCGACCGTGCTGTTCCCGAGGGGCGTCATCGCACGCTCGAGACCGCGTTCGACTGGACGTGGGACCTCCTCACCGACGAGGAGCAGGACGTGCTGCGGCGCCTCGGCGCGCTCCCCCGCACGTTCGATTTCGACCTGGCCGTCGCGGTGTCGCATCCGGGCGCCGAGAAGACGGTGCTGCGGCTCCTCGACCACTCCCTCATCGTGCCGGTGGGCGGCGAGCCGATCCGCTTCCGCCTGCTGGCGGTGCTCCGTGAGTTCGTCCACGCGCGCACCGATCCGGCCCTCATCCGCCGGGTGCTCGAGCGTCACGCCGAGGTCACCGAGGAGACGGCGGGCGCCTTCGCCGCGCGTGCACGGGTCGACGCGAGCCCGGAGGCGATGATGATGTCGGCGCTGCTGTGCCCCGAGGTCAATGCCGCCCTGCGCTGGTCGCTGGCCGCGCGCCATCCGGCCGCCGTCGCGCTTGCGGGAACGCTCGCGATCGGGGTCGAGCAGTACGGATCGGATGTCGACAGCGTGACCGGACTCGCGACGGCGGCCGACGACGAATGGCTGCGTGCCGAGGCCACGCCCCAGCAGCTGCTGTCGATCGGCACCGCCATCGCGTTCTACGACGTCGACCGCTCCGGCGTGCTGGCGGAGTACGCGCTGGCAGCGGCTCGCGACGACGACGGCCGGCGGGCCGCGCATCAGCTCGCCGGCTTCACCGCGGCGTATCAGGGAGACCGCGACGCAGCGCTCGCGCACCTCGACGAAGCAGAGCGCCTCGCGCTCGCCCTCGGTCTGGATTGGGAGCTGGGCGCCGTGCGGCAGTCGCGCGGCGTCGCTCTCCGAGGGACCTCTCCGGAGGAGCTCGCCGCGGCCATCGCGTCGTTCGAGTCCGCGATGCGCGCGTACGCGCGTGCCGGCGATCTCACCCACGTCAACAACGTCCGGTACATGATGGCGGCGGCGGCGGCCGACAGCCCGCTCCAGGCCGACCACGATCGGGCCGCGGGGTGGGCGGCCGAGTGCCGCGCCTACGCCGAGGCCACGCTCAACGACCACGAGATCGCGCATGCTCGCCTCGTGCAGGCGACGCTCGGGCTCGAGATCGCCGGGGAGCTCGGCGAGCTGCTCGATGCGTTCCGCCACCACGGCGACCTGCGCTGCGTCAACCGCACGCTGCTCCTGTGCGCGGACCGCACCACCGACCCGCGCGAACGTCTGCGGTGCCTCGCCTCGGCGCTCGACATCGCGCAGGCTGCGGGTGACGTGCCGCGTCAGCTCGCGGCGCTGCAGCGGTCCGTCGTCGCGCAGTACGACGTGGGCGACCGGTCCGGGGCGCTCGCCGCGCTCGACCGCATCGCCCAGCTCGGCGGTGTGGACGCAGCCGACGAGGCCTGTCCGCCGGAACTGCGCGCGGAGTTCGCGCGCTCGTGA
- a CDS encoding LLM class flavin-dependent oxidoreductase: MARIGAIFNPYTHTPDEFRDAVLAAEREGLPELWIWEDCFRTSAFAAATAALAWTDALRIGIGIAPMPLRNVAATAMEIATIERLFPGRLLPGVGHGVLPWMGQVGARVASPLTLMGEYVPALRTLLAGEQADAAGRYVTLDAVRLDAPPAVAPLVYAAAEGPKTLRLSGEVADGTVLDSGHTPAEVRVAVDAIRGARADAGRAGEHDIVSYVVAAFGADAEARAIADVGDKPDPHERAVWGDPAAVAAALGAYFDAGIDDAVLLPASRVDLAEFYASAAEVARLIGRA; this comes from the coding sequence ATGGCACGCATCGGCGCGATCTTCAACCCGTACACGCACACGCCCGACGAATTCCGCGATGCGGTGCTCGCCGCGGAGCGCGAAGGGCTTCCCGAACTGTGGATCTGGGAGGACTGCTTCCGCACGTCGGCGTTCGCCGCCGCGACGGCAGCGCTGGCGTGGACCGACGCGCTGCGCATCGGCATCGGGATCGCACCGATGCCGCTGCGCAACGTCGCGGCGACGGCGATGGAGATCGCGACGATCGAGCGGCTCTTCCCCGGTCGACTGCTGCCGGGCGTGGGCCACGGAGTGCTGCCGTGGATGGGGCAGGTGGGCGCGCGCGTCGCGTCGCCGCTCACTCTGATGGGCGAGTACGTGCCGGCGCTGCGGACCCTCCTGGCCGGGGAGCAGGCCGACGCAGCAGGCCGCTACGTCACCCTCGACGCGGTGCGGCTGGATGCGCCGCCGGCCGTCGCGCCGCTCGTCTACGCGGCCGCGGAGGGACCCAAGACACTGCGCCTGAGCGGCGAGGTCGCCGACGGCACCGTGCTCGACAGCGGGCACACCCCCGCTGAGGTGCGGGTCGCGGTCGACGCGATCCGCGGCGCGCGCGCCGATGCCGGGCGCGCGGGCGAGCACGACATCGTCTCGTACGTCGTTGCGGCGTTCGGAGCGGATGCCGAGGCCCGGGCGATCGCCGACGTCGGCGACAAGCCCGATCCCCACGAGCGCGCGGTGTGGGGCGACCCCGCCGCGGTCGCCGCGGCGCTCGGCGCGTACTTCGACGCCGGGATCGACGACGCCGTGCTGCTGCCGGCGTCGCGGGTCGACCTCGCGGAGTTCTATGCCTCCGCTGCCGAAGTGGCGCGTCTGATCGGTCGCGCGTGA
- a CDS encoding DUF3817 domain-containing protein, protein MFRAPLNLFRVLAVAEAISWTLLIAGLIVRATTDLAVAVTVGGGIHGFMFLSYGATAVLVAKNQRWGAWPTIVAIASAVIPYATIPTELWLHRSGRLAGAWRLQATEDPRDAAWHDRLMRWFLNRAWLLAVLIAVAVVALYVALLLVGPPGGRD, encoded by the coding sequence GTGTTCCGCGCGCCCTTGAATCTGTTCCGAGTCCTGGCTGTCGCGGAGGCGATCTCGTGGACCCTGCTCATCGCGGGCCTCATCGTGCGGGCGACCACCGACCTCGCCGTCGCGGTCACGGTGGGCGGCGGAATCCACGGTTTCATGTTCCTGTCGTACGGCGCGACGGCGGTGCTCGTTGCGAAGAATCAGCGCTGGGGAGCGTGGCCGACGATCGTGGCGATCGCGAGCGCGGTGATCCCGTACGCGACGATTCCCACCGAGCTGTGGCTGCACCGCTCCGGCCGCCTCGCCGGGGCGTGGCGCCTGCAGGCGACCGAAGACCCGCGGGACGCCGCGTGGCACGACCGCCTGATGCGCTGGTTCCTGAACCGGGCGTGGCTGCTCGCCGTGCTCATCGCGGTGGCTGTCGTCGCGCTGTATGTCGCGCTGCTCCTGGTCGGCCCTCCGGGCGGCCGCGACTGA